A genomic region of Zea mays cultivar B73 chromosome 6, Zm-B73-REFERENCE-NAM-5.0, whole genome shotgun sequence contains the following coding sequences:
- the LOC100501660 gene encoding Phosphatidylinositol:ceramide inositolphosphotransferase-like, with translation MYIARETSKVWRKVATEVSVELQLLREKWGLLLAGLIFQYIHGLAARGVHYLHRPGPLLQDLGFMALPELGQDKGYLSETIFSSIFISFVLWTFHPFIYHSKRFYTVLIWRRVLAFLVASQFLRIITFYSTQLPGPNYHCREGSKLATLPPPNSVLEVLLINFPRGVLFGCGDLIFSSHMIFTLVFVRTYQKYGSKRFIKFLAWFMAIIQSLLIIASRKHYSVDVVVAWYTVNLVVFFVDNKLPEMPDRTSGLHLLPLSSKEKEGRQKEEKDSKLKDEFHKLLNGNHADPTDRRQRAQMNGRHDEDINHALSEATANGT, from the exons ATGTACATAGCGCGGGAGACTTCCAAG GTGTGGAGGAAGGTGGCCACGGAGGTATCGGTGGAGCTGCAGCTCCTGCGCGAGAAGTGGGGGCTCCTTCTCGCCGGTCTGATCTTTCAG TATATTCATGGATTAGCTGCTCGAGGAGTGCATTATTTGCATCGACCTGGACCACTGCTCCAGGACTTGGGATTTATGGCCCTTCCA GAGCTCGGGCAAGACAAAGGTTATCTTAGTGAGACTATATTTTCTTCCATCTTCATCTCCTTTGTGTTG TGGACattccatccttttatttatcacaGCAAACGTTTCTATACTGTCCTAATCTGGCGCAGGGTGCTTGCTTTTTTAGTT GCTTCACAATTTTTAAGGATTATTACATTCTATTCGACCCAGCTCCCAGGTCCAAATTATCATTGTCGTGAG GGCTCAAAACTGGCAACTCTTCCACCACCCAATAGTGTACTTGAAGTGCTCCTGATTAACT TTCCTCGTGGGGTACTTTTTGGTTGTGGTGATTTGATATTTTCATCTCACATGATTTTCACTCTGGTTTTCGTTCGAACTTACCAAAAATATGGTTCGAAAAG GTTTATTAAGTTCCTTGCTTGGTTCATGGCTATAATTCAGAGTCTCCTTATAATTGCTTCTCGCAAGCACTACTCGGTCGATGTTGTTGTTGCGTG GTACACTGTAAACTTAGTAGTATTCTTTGTCGACAACAAGCTGCCAG AAATGCCGGATCGGACGAGTGGACTACATTTGCTTCCATTAAGCTCCAAAGAAAAAGAGGGCAGGCAGAAGGAGGAGAAAGACAGTAAACTGAAGGACGAGTTCCACAAGTTACTGAATGGGAACCATGCGGATCCTACTGATCGG CGACAGCGGGCACAGATGAACGGGAGGCACGACGAAGACATCAATCACGCGCTCTCCGAGGCCACTGCCAACGGCACGTAA